One genomic segment of Virgibacillus doumboii includes these proteins:
- the sigE gene encoding RNA polymerase sporulation sigma factor SigE yields the protein MKLWKLKIRLWWYRLLFKFGFKTDEIYYIGGSEALPPPLSKEEERELLELLPKGDKSARAMLIERNLRLVVYIARKFENTGINIEDLISIGTIGLIKAVNTFNPEKKIKLATYASRCIENEILMYLRRNNKLKSEISFDEPLNIDWDGNELLLSDVMGTDEDIITRDIESNVDKRLLKNALSQLNPREKQIMELRFGLVGQEEKTQKDVADMLGISQSYISRLEKKIIRRLQKEFNKMV from the coding sequence TTGAAATTATGGAAACTCAAAATACGTTTATGGTGGTATAGACTGTTATTCAAGTTTGGATTTAAAACAGATGAAATCTATTATATTGGTGGCAGTGAAGCTTTACCGCCTCCATTATCAAAAGAAGAAGAACGTGAATTGTTGGAGTTACTTCCAAAAGGTGATAAATCAGCAAGAGCTATGCTGATTGAACGAAATCTGCGTTTAGTGGTGTATATTGCACGAAAATTTGAAAATACCGGTATAAATATTGAGGATTTGATCAGCATAGGAACAATCGGTCTGATTAAAGCTGTCAATACATTCAATCCGGAAAAGAAAATTAAGCTGGCAACCTATGCCTCCAGGTGTATTGAAAATGAAATTCTAATGTATTTGCGCAGAAACAATAAATTGAAATCGGAAATTTCATTTGATGAACCACTAAATATAGACTGGGATGGCAATGAACTGCTGTTATCCGATGTGATGGGTACGGATGAAGATATCATTACGAGGGATATTGAATCTAATGTAGACAAACGCTTATTGAAAAATGCACTTTCACAGTTGAATCCACGGGAAAAACAGATTATGGAACTTCGCTTTGGTTTAGTTGGCCAGGAAGAAAAAACACAAAAAGATGTTGCAGATATGCTGGGTATTTCCCAGTCATATATTTCCCGTTTGGAGAAAAAAATCATCAGGCGATTGCAAAAAGAATTTAATAAAATGGTTTGA
- the sigG gene encoding RNA polymerase sporulation sigma factor SigG has translation MTRHKVEICGVDTSKLPVLKNDEMRALFTRMQEGDLSAREELVNGNLRLVLSVIQRFNNRGEYVDDLFQVGCIGLMKSIDNFDLGHNVRFSTYAVPMIIGEIRRYLRDNNPIRVSRSLRDIAYKALQVREKLISKNSKEPTPMEIAEEMGVPYSDIVFAMDAIQDPVSLFEPIYNDGGDPIYVVDQLSDDKDKDSSWVDKLSLKEGMYRLNEREKNILNKRFFQGKTQMEVADEIGISQAQVSRLEKAAIDQMNKQMFE, from the coding sequence ATGACTAGACATAAAGTTGAAATTTGTGGTGTAGACACATCAAAATTACCTGTACTAAAAAATGATGAAATGCGTGCATTGTTCACTAGAATGCAAGAAGGTGATTTATCAGCTAGAGAGGAATTGGTTAATGGAAACTTACGACTTGTTTTAAGTGTAATTCAACGATTCAATAATCGTGGAGAGTACGTTGATGATTTGTTCCAGGTAGGTTGTATTGGACTAATGAAATCGATTGATAATTTTGATTTAGGACATAATGTGAGATTTTCAACATATGCTGTTCCCATGATTATAGGTGAAATAAGAAGATATTTGCGTGATAATAACCCAATCAGGGTATCAAGATCATTGCGTGATATTGCCTATAAAGCATTACAGGTGAGGGAGAAGCTAATAAGTAAAAATTCAAAAGAACCAACACCGATGGAAATTGCAGAGGAAATGGGTGTCCCATACTCAGATATTGTATTTGCGATGGATGCAATACAAGATCCTGTTTCCTTGTTCGAACCAATTTATAATGATGGTGGAGATCCTATCTATGTAGTGGATCAATTAAGTGATGACAAAGACAAAGATTCTTCCTGGGTAGATAAACTATCGTTAAAGGAAGGGATGTACAGACTAAACGAACGTGAAAAAAACATTCTGAACAAGCGCTTCTTTCAGGGCAAGACACAAATGGAGGTGGCTGATGAAATCGGAATATCACAAGCACAAGTATCACGCCTTGAAAAAGCAGCAATTGATCAAATGAACAAACAGATGTTTGAGTAA
- the spoIIGA gene encoding sigma-E processing peptidase SpoIIGA, producing MTIYLDAVWLLNFFLDMMLLMLTQALARDSTGKIRIVFGAFIASLLVPLSIFYPDSFFTSVAGKLIYSIVIIVCTFQFRSIYQLTKLLLLFYFTTFAIGGGLIATHFLLQNPVGLSSSGILTFNSGYGDPISWVFIVIGFPLVWLFTKTRMDKHAVEKIRYDQLCPVAIKIKNKIYSTTGYIDSGNQLTDPLTKKPVIICDEHFLKQWFTSDEWELLELSHESLDFEKLPKGWEKRIHIIPFQGVEGNRTFMMAIKPDNLEIALGDQKIVTSKILIGIQFAELTKDQSYHCLLHPQIIKLATVHSA from the coding sequence GTGACCATTTATCTTGATGCTGTCTGGCTGTTAAATTTCTTTTTGGATATGATGCTTTTAATGCTTACGCAAGCTCTGGCAAGAGACAGCACAGGTAAAATCAGGATTGTATTTGGTGCATTTATCGCATCTTTGTTAGTTCCGCTGTCGATATTCTATCCGGATTCATTCTTTACCAGTGTGGCAGGAAAGCTGATTTATTCCATTGTTATCATTGTATGTACGTTTCAATTTCGTTCGATTTATCAGTTAACAAAGCTGCTTCTACTATTTTATTTTACAACATTTGCCATAGGAGGTGGACTGATAGCCACACACTTTTTGCTTCAAAATCCGGTTGGGCTCTCTTCCAGTGGTATTCTTACGTTTAATAGTGGTTATGGTGATCCGATCAGCTGGGTGTTCATTGTAATCGGATTCCCATTGGTCTGGCTGTTCACAAAGACCCGTATGGACAAGCATGCAGTGGAAAAAATCCGCTATGATCAGCTTTGCCCGGTTGCTATCAAAATTAAAAATAAAATCTATTCAACAACGGGTTATATTGATAGCGGTAATCAATTGACAGACCCGTTAACGAAAAAACCTGTAATTATATGCGATGAGCACTTTTTAAAACAATGGTTCACTTCGGATGAGTGGGAATTATTGGAACTATCTCATGAAAGTTTGGATTTTGAAAAACTTCCAAAAGGCTGGGAAAAAAGAATTCATATCATACCGTTTCAGGGTGTTGAAGGGAATCGTACATTTATGATGGCCATTAAACCAGATAATCTGGAAATAGCTTTAGGTGATCAGAAAATTGTTACAAGCAAGATCTTGATTGGAATTCAATTTGCTGAACTTACGAAGGACCAATCGTATCACTGTTTATTACATCCGCAGATTATTAAACTGGCAACTGTTCACTCAGCTTAG
- the ftsZ gene encoding cell division protein FtsZ — MLEFDTNMDQLATIKVIGVGGGGSNAVNRMIEHGVEGVEFIAVNTDAQALNLSKAETKLQIGGKLTRGLGAGANPEVGKKAAEESKEQLEEALQGADMIFVTAGMGGGTGTGAAPVIAQIAKEIGALTVGVVTRPFTFEGRRRSTQAVSGIDSLKSSVDTLIVIPNDRLLEIVDKNTPMLEAFREADNVLRQGVQGISDLIAKPGLINVDFADVKTIMFDKGSALMGIGIATGENRATEAAKKAISSPLLETSVDGAHGILMNITGGANLSLYEVQEAADLVTSAADNEVNVIFGSVINENLKDEIIVTVIATGFDENQKVDNQPKQRPVINHNQHAATKQADEPVRGHGQNEQSRPDPDDELDIPTFLRNRNRRR, encoded by the coding sequence ATGTTAGAGTTTGACACAAATATGGATCAACTGGCAACAATAAAAGTAATTGGTGTAGGTGGCGGTGGAAGTAACGCTGTTAATCGCATGATTGAACATGGTGTTGAAGGCGTTGAGTTCATCGCTGTTAATACAGATGCGCAGGCATTGAATCTATCAAAAGCGGAAACCAAACTTCAAATTGGTGGTAAACTTACTCGTGGTTTGGGTGCAGGTGCAAATCCTGAGGTCGGCAAAAAAGCTGCCGAAGAAAGCAAAGAGCAGTTGGAGGAGGCACTACAGGGTGCTGACATGATTTTTGTTACAGCTGGAATGGGCGGCGGTACCGGTACTGGAGCTGCACCTGTAATTGCTCAGATTGCTAAAGAAATCGGTGCATTGACTGTTGGTGTTGTAACACGTCCATTTACATTTGAAGGAAGAAGACGATCAACCCAGGCAGTATCCGGCATTGATTCCTTAAAGAGCAGCGTAGATACCCTGATTGTTATACCAAATGATCGTTTACTTGAAATCGTTGATAAAAATACACCAATGCTTGAAGCGTTCCGTGAAGCGGATAATGTACTTCGTCAGGGTGTACAGGGTATTTCCGACTTGATCGCAAAACCTGGTTTGATTAATGTGGACTTTGCCGACGTTAAAACAATCATGTTTGACAAAGGTTCTGCATTAATGGGAATTGGTATTGCAACTGGTGAAAACCGTGCTACTGAGGCTGCAAAAAAAGCTATTTCATCCCCACTGCTGGAAACTTCCGTAGACGGAGCACATGGCATTCTGATGAATATCACGGGGGGTGCGAATTTAAGCTTGTATGAGGTACAGGAAGCTGCTGACCTTGTTACCTCCGCAGCAGACAATGAAGTAAATGTTATTTTCGGGTCGGTCATCAATGAAAATCTGAAGGATGAAATCATTGTAACGGTTATCGCAACCGGCTTCGATGAGAACCAGAAAGTGGATAATCAGCCTAAACAGCGGCCTGTTATCAATCACAATCAGCATGCTGCAACAAAGCAGGCAGATGAGCCAGTGCGAGGCCACGGACAAAATGAACAAAGCCGTCCAGATCCGGATGATGAGTTGGATATTCCTACATTTTTAAGAAACCGTAATCGACGTCGATAG
- the ftsA gene encoding cell division protein FtsA gives MNNSEVLVSLDIGTSKIKVIIGEVLNDSLNIIGVGTAKSNGMKKGAIVDIDQTVNSIRNAVEQAERMVGMQIDSVVVGINGNHIQLQPCHGVVAVQSENREIGNEDITRVIDGAQVVSIPPEREIIDVIPKQFIVDGLDEITDPRGMIGVRLEMEGTIITCSKTVLHNILKCVERANLQVSDICLQPLSAGTVALSKDEKNLGVTLIDIGGGSTTVSVFENDHLVSTSVVPLGGDNITKDLSIGLRTSTEEAEDIKLNYGHAFFDDAQEDETFEASIIGSNNTETYNQLQIADMIEARLEEIYAYAEREIRRMGYQQLPGGYVLTGGTMKMPGVMELAQDIFQSNVRIAIPDYIGVREPQFTAGVGILQFAYRNAKIQGKELFPSVVVDQNETKPKRTKKQSKTDEAVKTKKKESGIANLFKYFFD, from the coding sequence TTGAACAACAGCGAAGTACTAGTAAGTCTTGACATAGGTACATCAAAAATCAAAGTTATAATCGGAGAAGTATTAAATGACTCCCTTAATATTATTGGAGTTGGAACGGCAAAATCGAATGGGATGAAAAAAGGTGCAATTGTTGATATCGACCAAACAGTAAATTCTATCCGAAATGCAGTCGAACAGGCAGAGCGAATGGTTGGCATGCAGATTGATAGTGTAGTTGTCGGTATTAACGGGAATCACATACAATTGCAGCCATGCCATGGAGTAGTCGCTGTTCAGAGTGAGAACCGGGAAATCGGTAATGAAGATATTACACGCGTGATTGACGGTGCTCAAGTAGTGTCAATTCCACCTGAACGTGAAATTATCGATGTCATTCCAAAACAATTTATCGTTGACGGTTTGGATGAGATCACAGACCCAAGAGGTATGATCGGTGTAAGGCTGGAAATGGAAGGAACAATCATCACCTGTTCCAAGACAGTATTACATAATATTTTAAAATGCGTAGAACGTGCTAACTTGCAGGTTTCCGATATTTGTTTACAGCCACTTTCTGCTGGAACAGTTGCATTATCCAAAGATGAAAAGAATCTTGGAGTTACACTCATAGATATTGGCGGGGGAAGCACTACCGTTTCTGTTTTTGAAAACGATCATCTGGTTTCTACCAGTGTTGTACCTCTTGGTGGTGACAATATCACAAAAGATTTATCCATTGGCCTTAGGACGTCAACAGAGGAAGCAGAAGATATTAAGTTAAATTATGGACATGCTTTTTTTGATGATGCGCAAGAGGATGAAACGTTTGAGGCGTCCATCATAGGCAGCAATAATACAGAAACTTATAACCAATTACAGATTGCTGATATGATAGAAGCCAGATTGGAAGAAATATATGCTTATGCCGAACGGGAAATCAGACGTATGGGATACCAACAATTACCTGGTGGATATGTGCTGACAGGTGGTACAATGAAGATGCCCGGTGTTATGGAATTGGCACAGGATATATTTCAATCGAATGTTCGCATTGCCATACCTGACTACATAGGTGTACGCGAACCACAGTTTACTGCAGGTGTAGGAATCTTGCAATTTGCCTACCGTAATGCGAAAATACAAGGAAAAGAATTATTTCCGTCTGTAGTAGTAGATCAGAATGAGACAAAACCAAAACGTACGAAAAAACAATCGAAGACAGATGAAGCTGTTAAAACGAAGAAAAAAGAATCTGGAATTGCTAATTTGTTTAAGTATTTCTTTGACTAA